One Nitrospira sp. DNA window includes the following coding sequences:
- a CDS encoding efflux RND transporter permease subunit — protein sequence MTPLIMLAALLLGLFAIVVTPREEEPQIVVPMADVWLPFPGASAKIVEEQLTKPFERKLSEIKGVEYVYSISRPGGALIIVRFYVGQPMEQSLVDLYDKLMSNQDLLPPGAEPFLVKPKDVNDVPIVTVTLSSQRYGEFDLHQLAEQVLEETKKVPGTSGGFIVGGRLRELRVQIDPARLKAYGLTPLQVAGVIRGENRALPTGRFDSRNQSFLVETGRFIRSREDLDALVVGVNEQRPVYLRQVADVTDGPNEATQYVWFGARDQDEEPAVTVAIAKQGGMNAVSVAESVIRKVEDMKGRTIPADVRVTVTRDYGDTAREKADELLWHLFIAVAAVVAFLGLTLGLRPALVVSLAIPLTLALTLFTSMLIGYTINRVTLFALIFSIGILVDDAIVVVENTYRHLTLRLKPHQEASIYAVDEVGNPTILATFTVIAALLPMAFVSGLMGPYMRPIPVNASIAMFFSLLVAFIVIPWFCQTCYRPGAVVKGIDHEADEQGVIARCYRRALAPLLAHPLLAAAFLGLVALMLGGAVMLFQTRHVVVKMLPFDNKSEIQLVIDMPEGTTLEETARVTKALSQYVRTIQEVRDYQAYVGTASPFNFNGLVRHYYLREQPHEADMQINLVAKDARKAQSHEVAQRIRPALQDIARQFNANVKVVEVPPGPPVQSVLVGEIYGPEYGRQLAVAREVRALFEETPGVVDVDDYIEADQVKYLFTVDRAKAALAGIPSEEIVHTLRMALEGTKIGLVHIPQEKSPVQIVLRLPLAERTGLEHIGEIGLRTHTGGMVQLSELLTVEQMIQEKAIYHKNQKPVVYVVADVGGPGAEKAESPVYGVLGVGKKLEAYRPAEGYQLEQYYASQPWSEDQLSMKWDGEWQITYETFRDMGIAFAVAMLLIYLLIVGQFQSFLTPVIIMAPIPLTLIGILPGHWLTGSYFTATSMIGFIALSGIIVRNSILLVDFIQLQERTGVPLLEAVITAGAIRTRPILLTAAALMVGAFVIILDPIFQGLAVSLLFGVGASTLLTLIVIPLLYYHVQRRSAAPVSAP from the coding sequence TTGACGCCGCTGATTATGCTGGCGGCATTGTTGCTGGGCCTGTTTGCCATCGTCGTCACCCCTCGCGAAGAAGAACCGCAGATCGTCGTCCCAATGGCCGACGTGTGGTTGCCCTTTCCCGGAGCCTCCGCCAAGATCGTCGAAGAACAACTGACCAAGCCCTTCGAGCGCAAACTCTCCGAGATCAAAGGCGTGGAGTATGTCTATTCGATCTCGCGGCCCGGCGGCGCGTTGATCATCGTGCGTTTCTATGTCGGCCAGCCGATGGAGCAGAGTCTGGTCGATCTCTACGACAAGCTGATGTCGAACCAGGATCTTCTGCCGCCGGGAGCCGAGCCGTTTCTTGTCAAACCCAAAGACGTCAACGACGTGCCGATTGTGACCGTGACGCTGTCGAGTCAGCGGTACGGTGAGTTTGACCTGCATCAGTTGGCTGAGCAGGTGTTGGAGGAGACGAAGAAAGTTCCCGGGACCTCCGGCGGCTTCATCGTCGGGGGACGGTTGCGCGAATTGCGCGTGCAGATCGATCCGGCTCGATTGAAGGCCTATGGACTGACCCCGTTGCAGGTGGCCGGCGTGATTCGCGGCGAGAATCGGGCCTTGCCGACGGGCCGGTTCGACAGCCGCAACCAGAGCTTTCTGGTGGAAACGGGGCGGTTCATTCGATCCCGTGAGGACTTGGACGCGTTAGTGGTCGGCGTGAATGAGCAGCGCCCGGTGTATCTCCGGCAGGTGGCAGACGTCACCGATGGTCCGAACGAGGCGACGCAGTACGTCTGGTTCGGGGCGCGTGATCAGGACGAGGAGCCTGCCGTGACCGTGGCGATCGCCAAGCAGGGCGGGATGAATGCCGTAAGCGTGGCCGAGAGCGTCATTCGCAAGGTGGAGGACATGAAGGGGCGGACGATCCCGGCGGACGTGCGCGTGACGGTGACGCGCGACTACGGGGACACCGCTCGCGAAAAGGCCGACGAATTGCTCTGGCATCTCTTCATTGCGGTGGCCGCGGTGGTGGCGTTTCTCGGACTGACGCTGGGGCTTCGCCCGGCTCTCGTCGTGTCGCTGGCGATTCCCTTGACGCTGGCCTTGACGCTGTTTACGTCGATGCTCATCGGCTACACGATCAATCGAGTCACGCTCTTTGCGTTGATCTTCTCCATCGGGATTCTGGTGGACGATGCGATCGTGGTGGTCGAGAACACCTATCGTCATTTGACGCTGCGCCTGAAGCCTCACCAGGAAGCGTCGATCTATGCGGTCGACGAAGTCGGCAATCCCACGATCCTGGCCACGTTCACCGTGATTGCCGCGTTGCTTCCGATGGCGTTCGTGTCCGGATTGATGGGGCCCTACATGCGGCCGATTCCGGTGAATGCCTCCATTGCCATGTTCTTTTCGCTGCTCGTCGCGTTCATCGTCATTCCCTGGTTCTGCCAGACCTGCTATCGGCCGGGCGCCGTCGTGAAAGGAATCGATCATGAAGCGGACGAGCAGGGTGTGATCGCCCGCTGTTATCGTCGAGCGCTGGCACCGCTGCTGGCTCATCCGCTCCTCGCAGCCGCCTTTCTGGGTCTCGTCGCGCTCATGTTGGGCGGGGCCGTGATGCTGTTTCAGACCCGCCATGTCGTGGTGAAAATGCTGCCGTTCGACAACAAGAGTGAGATTCAATTGGTGATCGACATGCCGGAAGGCACCACATTGGAGGAAACGGCGCGCGTGACTAAAGCGTTGTCGCAGTATGTGCGTACGATTCAGGAGGTGCGCGATTATCAAGCGTATGTGGGCACGGCGTCGCCGTTCAACTTCAACGGATTGGTCCGCCACTATTATCTGCGGGAACAGCCGCATGAGGCCGATATGCAGATCAATCTTGTGGCCAAGGATGCGCGGAAGGCGCAGAGCCATGAGGTGGCCCAGCGGATTCGCCCTGCCTTGCAGGACATTGCCCGGCAGTTCAATGCGAACGTGAAAGTCGTTGAGGTGCCGCCGGGGCCTCCCGTGCAATCGGTCCTCGTCGGAGAAATCTATGGGCCGGAGTATGGGCGTCAGCTCGCTGTGGCCCGGGAGGTGCGGGCTCTGTTCGAGGAGACGCCCGGCGTGGTCGATGTAGATGATTACATCGAAGCGGATCAAGTGAAGTACCTGTTCACCGTCGATCGGGCGAAAGCGGCACTGGCCGGTATTCCGTCCGAGGAAATCGTGCACACGCTGCGGATGGCGCTGGAGGGTACGAAGATCGGATTGGTCCACATCCCCCAGGAAAAGAGTCCGGTGCAAATCGTGCTGCGTTTGCCGCTGGCTGAGCGGACCGGCCTTGAGCATATCGGGGAGATCGGCTTGCGCACGCATACCGGCGGGATGGTGCAACTCTCCGAGCTCCTGACCGTGGAGCAGATGATCCAAGAGAAGGCGATCTATCATAAGAATCAGAAGCCGGTGGTCTATGTCGTAGCCGACGTGGGCGGGCCCGGCGCAGAAAAAGCCGAAAGCCCGGTCTATGGCGTGCTCGGTGTCGGAAAGAAGCTGGAAGCCTATCGGCCGGCTGAGGGCTATCAGTTGGAGCAGTACTATGCGTCACAACCCTGGTCGGAAGACCAATTGAGCATGAAGTGGGACGGGGAATGGCAGATCACCTATGAAACGTTTCGCGACATGGGGATCGCCTTTGCGGTCGCGATGCTCCTGATCTATCTGTTGATCGTCGGGCAGTTCCAATCGTTTCTGACGCCGGTCATCATCATGGCGCCGATCCCGCTCACGCTCATCGGGATTCTTCCGGGGCATTGGCTGACCGGCTCATACTTCACGGCGACGTCCATGATCGGCTTTATTGCGTTGTCCGGTATCATCGTGCGGAACTCTATTTTACTGGTGGACTTTATCCAGTTACAGGAACGGACGGGTGTGCCGTTGCTGGAAGCCGTCATCACGGCCGGTGCGATCCGCACCAGACCTATTTTGCTGACGGCCGCCGCGCTGATGGTCGGCGCGTTCGTGATAATCCTCGACCCCATCTTCCAAGGATTAGCCGTGTCGTTACTGTTCGGCGTGGGGGCGTCGACATTGCTCACGCTCATCGTCATTCCGTTGCTGTACTACCATGTGCAGAGACGCTCTGCTGCTCCCGTCAGTGCTCCCTGA
- a CDS encoding HAD family hydrolase: protein MSSSDLVFLFDVDNTLLDNDRVTEDLADYLEEEMGHERQQRYWIIFEQLRAKLGYADYLGALQQYRIEYPHDPHLLAVSRFLIHYPFADRLYPKALAVVEHAKRWGKVVILSDGDVVFQPRKVERSGLFEAVGGNVLIYVHKEQELQDVAQRYPAQQYVLIDDKLRILAAVKKIWGSRVTTVLPRQGHYALDQQLPGRYPSPDATVERIGDLLDHDCSALPASLQRRA, encoded by the coding sequence ATGTCGTCATCAGACCTGGTGTTTTTGTTTGATGTCGATAACACGCTGCTGGACAACGATCGCGTCACAGAAGATCTCGCGGATTACCTCGAAGAGGAAATGGGGCACGAGCGGCAGCAACGTTATTGGATCATCTTCGAACAGCTGCGGGCCAAGCTGGGCTATGCAGACTATTTGGGCGCCCTGCAACAATACCGCATCGAGTATCCCCACGACCCCCATCTGTTAGCGGTCTCACGCTTTCTGATTCATTACCCCTTTGCCGACCGGTTGTACCCGAAGGCGCTCGCCGTCGTGGAACATGCCAAACGGTGGGGCAAGGTCGTCATCCTTTCCGATGGTGATGTGGTGTTTCAGCCGAGAAAGGTCGAGCGGTCGGGGTTGTTTGAGGCCGTCGGTGGGAATGTGTTGATCTATGTGCACAAGGAACAGGAGTTACAGGATGTGGCGCAGCGGTATCCGGCTCAGCAGTATGTGCTGATCGACGACAAGCTGCGCATTCTTGCCGCGGTGAAGAAGATCTGGGGTTCACGTGTCACGACGGTGCTTCCGCGTCAGGGGCACTATGCGTTGGATCAGCAGCTGCCTGGCCGGTATCCGTCGCCGGACGCGACGGTCGAGCGCATCGGAGACTTGCTGGATCATGATTGTTCGGCTTTGCCTGCCTCACTTCAGAGGAGAGCCTAA
- a CDS encoding acetate/propionate family kinase encodes MSALPHPGPGILAINAGSSSIKCALFEAKPQQRRLMEGQVERIGLPGTRLSMTDVMSRRTEQVAIQEADHAACVGPLLDLIEQRVGPAALVAVGHRIVHGGMKYSRPEPVTPAVMAELQRISPYDPEHMPAEIGLVEVFSRRYPRVPQIACFDTAFHRDMPRVARLLAIPRKYDKMGIQRYGFHGLSYAFLMKELARIGLQGEAEGRVILAHLGNGASLTAVLGGKSIETTMGFTPASGLPMSRRSGDLDPGLISYLTQTEGLTVEQFHKMVNSESGLLGLSESSADIRDLLALEEQDPRAAEAVALFCYQAKKAIGALAAALGGVDTLVFSAGIGEHSPVIRARVCEGLGFLGITIDDRLNEMNDAVISTEGGRVTVRVIHTDEEREIAQSVLSVLAKTK; translated from the coding sequence ATGTCGGCATTGCCTCATCCAGGTCCTGGCATCCTGGCGATCAATGCCGGTTCGTCCAGTATCAAATGTGCGCTGTTTGAGGCCAAGCCGCAGCAGCGTCGTCTCATGGAAGGCCAGGTCGAACGCATCGGGTTGCCCGGCACCCGGTTGTCGATGACGGATGTCATGAGCCGCCGGACAGAGCAGGTTGCGATTCAGGAGGCCGATCATGCGGCCTGTGTCGGGCCGCTGCTGGATTTGATTGAACAACGAGTCGGTCCCGCCGCTCTGGTGGCCGTGGGGCATCGCATTGTCCATGGCGGTATGAAATACAGCCGGCCTGAACCGGTGACTCCGGCAGTGATGGCTGAATTGCAGCGAATCAGCCCCTATGATCCGGAACACATGCCGGCAGAGATCGGCCTTGTGGAAGTGTTCAGCCGGCGTTATCCACGGGTGCCTCAAATCGCCTGTTTCGACACGGCCTTTCATCGCGACATGCCGCGCGTGGCTCGCCTGCTGGCGATCCCCAGAAAATATGACAAGATGGGCATCCAACGGTACGGATTTCACGGCTTGTCCTATGCATTTCTGATGAAAGAGTTGGCTAGAATCGGCTTGCAGGGGGAGGCCGAGGGGCGGGTCATTCTCGCGCATCTGGGCAACGGGGCCAGCCTGACGGCGGTGCTGGGCGGAAAAAGCATCGAGACGACCATGGGATTCACGCCGGCATCGGGTCTGCCCATGAGCCGGCGCTCGGGCGATCTCGATCCGGGATTGATCTCCTATCTTACGCAAACGGAAGGCCTGACCGTGGAGCAGTTCCACAAGATGGTCAATTCAGAGTCCGGCCTGCTCGGCCTGTCGGAGAGCAGTGCTGATATACGCGATTTGCTCGCCCTGGAGGAGCAAGACCCGCGGGCGGCCGAAGCGGTCGCGCTGTTTTGTTATCAGGCGAAGAAAGCCATCGGCGCGTTGGCCGCCGCGTTAGGCGGGGTGGATACCCTGGTGTTCAGTGCCGGAATCGGCGAGCACTCGCCGGTCATCCGCGCCAGGGTCTGCGAGGGCTTGGGGTTTCTCGGCATCACGATTGATGATCGGCTCAACGAGATGAATGACGCCGTGATTTCGACAGAGGGTGGCCGGGTGACCGTTCGCGTCATCCATACGGACGAAGAGCGTGAAATTGCGCAATCCGTGCTTTCTGTACTGGCTAAGACAAAATAG
- a CDS encoding phosphoketolase family protein — protein MPLTKKKPLTPDLLKKMDAYWRAANYLSVGQIYLYDNPLLKKPLTRAHIKPRLLGHWGTTPGLNFIYMHLNRVIAQHDLDMINITGPGHGGPGLVANAYLEGTYSEVYPNISQDEAGMKRLFKQFSFPGGIPSHVAPETPGSIHEGGELGYSLSHAYGAVFDNPDLIAACVVGDGEAETGPLATSWHSNKFLNPVTDGVVLPILHLNGYKIANPTVLARISHDELDQLFRGYGYKPYFVEGRDPRTMHQLMAATLDAVIAEIKKIQRAARTKGFMGRPRWPMIVLRSPKGWTCPKSIDGKRAEDYWRSHQVPMGDMDKPGHITILEKWMKSYKPRELFDKAGRLKPELAELAPKKAHRMSANPQANGGLLLKDLRLPDFRTYAVKVSKPGGVEAESTRLMGQFLRDTMKLNMGSRNFRLFSPDENNSNRWQDVLEVTDRAWMADRYPYDDHLAPDGRVMEMLSEHQCQGWLEGYLLTGRHGFFSCYEAFIHIIDSMFNQHAKWLKVCGHIPWRRPIASLNYLLSSHVWRQDHNGFSHQDPGFIDHVVNKKAEVIRVFLPPDANTLLSVTDHCLRSRNHVNVIVAGKQSAPQWLDMDAAITHCTAGIGIWDWASNDQDSEPDVVMACCGDVPTMETLAAVALLHEHLPELRVRVVNVVDLMKLQPTREHPNGLSDKEFDALFTADKPIIFAFHGYPWLIHRLTYRRTNHRNLHVRGYKEEGTTSTPFDMVVMNDLDRFHLVGDVIDRVPLHGSRADYVRQAMRNKLIEHKQYITEHGEDLPEIRSWTWPGARR, from the coding sequence ATGCCGCTGACAAAGAAGAAACCGCTCACACCGGACCTGCTCAAGAAGATGGACGCCTATTGGCGGGCGGCGAACTACCTCTCCGTCGGCCAGATCTATCTCTACGATAACCCGCTGTTGAAGAAGCCGCTGACGCGTGCGCACATCAAGCCGCGGTTGCTGGGGCACTGGGGAACCACGCCGGGACTCAACTTCATCTATATGCATCTGAACCGGGTCATTGCACAGCACGACCTGGACATGATCAATATCACCGGTCCGGGGCACGGGGGGCCGGGGCTTGTAGCGAATGCGTATCTCGAAGGCACGTACAGCGAGGTCTATCCGAACATCTCGCAGGACGAAGCGGGGATGAAGCGGCTCTTTAAACAGTTTTCGTTTCCCGGCGGTATTCCGAGTCACGTCGCGCCGGAAACGCCGGGCTCCATTCACGAAGGGGGCGAGTTAGGGTATTCGTTGTCGCATGCGTACGGGGCCGTGTTCGACAATCCCGATCTTATTGCCGCTTGCGTGGTCGGCGATGGGGAAGCGGAAACCGGTCCGCTCGCGACGAGCTGGCACTCAAACAAGTTCCTGAATCCGGTCACCGACGGCGTGGTGCTGCCCATTCTCCATCTGAACGGCTATAAGATCGCGAATCCCACCGTCCTGGCTCGCATCAGTCATGACGAACTGGATCAACTGTTTCGGGGGTATGGCTACAAGCCGTATTTCGTTGAAGGGCGCGATCCGCGCACGATGCATCAACTCATGGCGGCCACGCTGGACGCCGTCATTGCGGAGATCAAGAAGATTCAACGCGCAGCCCGCACGAAAGGATTCATGGGCCGTCCGCGATGGCCGATGATCGTTCTGCGCTCGCCGAAAGGCTGGACTTGTCCCAAGTCGATCGACGGCAAGCGAGCGGAGGATTACTGGCGTTCTCACCAGGTGCCCATGGGCGATATGGATAAGCCCGGGCACATCACCATCCTCGAAAAGTGGATGAAGAGCTACAAGCCGAGGGAATTGTTCGACAAGGCTGGACGACTCAAGCCTGAACTCGCGGAGCTTGCACCCAAGAAGGCGCACCGGATGAGCGCCAATCCCCAGGCCAACGGCGGCCTCCTCCTCAAGGATTTGCGTCTGCCGGATTTCCGTACGTACGCAGTCAAGGTAAGCAAGCCCGGCGGGGTCGAGGCGGAGTCCACCCGGCTCATGGGGCAGTTCCTGCGCGATACGATGAAACTCAATATGGGCAGCCGCAACTTTCGCCTCTTCAGCCCGGATGAGAACAACTCGAATCGCTGGCAGGATGTCTTGGAGGTCACCGATCGCGCCTGGATGGCGGATCGCTATCCGTACGACGATCACCTGGCGCCGGACGGTCGGGTGATGGAAATGCTCAGTGAGCACCAGTGCCAAGGGTGGTTGGAGGGGTATCTTCTCACCGGCCGGCATGGATTCTTCTCCTGCTATGAAGCGTTCATCCATATTATCGACTCGATGTTCAATCAACATGCCAAGTGGTTGAAGGTGTGCGGCCACATTCCCTGGCGGCGGCCGATCGCGTCACTCAATTATCTGTTGTCGTCCCACGTCTGGCGGCAGGACCATAACGGGTTCAGCCATCAGGATCCCGGCTTCATCGATCACGTCGTCAATAAGAAGGCCGAGGTGATCCGGGTCTTTCTGCCCCCCGATGCCAATACCTTGCTGTCCGTCACGGATCATTGTCTGCGCAGCCGAAATCATGTGAACGTGATCGTCGCCGGGAAGCAATCAGCGCCGCAGTGGCTCGATATGGACGCGGCGATTACTCATTGCACGGCCGGCATCGGAATTTGGGACTGGGCCAGTAACGACCAGGATAGCGAGCCGGATGTGGTCATGGCCTGTTGCGGGGATGTGCCGACGATGGAAACGCTGGCGGCGGTGGCGTTGCTGCATGAGCACCTGCCGGAATTGAGGGTCCGGGTCGTCAACGTGGTGGATCTCATGAAGTTGCAACCGACCAGGGAGCACCCCAATGGACTGAGCGATAAGGAGTTCGATGCGCTCTTCACCGCGGACAAGCCGATCATCTTCGCGTTCCATGGCTATCCCTGGTTGATCCATCGGCTCACATACCGGCGAACCAATCATCGGAATTTACATGTGCGGGGCTACAAAGAAGAAGGCACGACAAGTACCCCGTTCGACATGGTGGTGATGAATGATCTGGACCGCTTTCATCTGGTCGGGGACGTCATCGACCGGGTGCCGTTGCACGGGTCGCGCGCCGATTATGTGCGGCAGGCGATGCGTAACAAATTGATCGAACATAAGCAATACATCACTGAGCATGGCGAAGACCTGCCGGAGATTCGCAGCTGGACATGGCCAGGAGCCCGGCGATGA
- the ftsH gene encoding ATP-dependent zinc metalloprotease FtsH encodes MNKKISFSIWYVFLAIWAVILVHDLIHVLQKIEELPYSEFRQLVVAGKVAEVAVGSHTLTGTLKPEGEAKEPKLFSTIRVEDQDLVRELNQHGVKFVGVIETTFWRDVMSWVLPVAIFGAIWYFFIRRLGQAQGGFMQVGQSKAKIYAETDIKITFADVAGVDEAKEELREVIEFLKTPEKFTRLGGKIPKGILLVGPPGTGKTLLARAVAGEAGVTFFSISGSEFVEMFVGVGAARVRDLFEQAKLKAPCIIFIDELDALGKARGMGPMAHEEREQTLNQLLVEMDGFDPRIGVILMAATNRPEILDPALLRAGRFDRHVVVDRPDKIGRLAILRVHAKHVPLGPDADLENIAAMTPGFSGADLANIINEAALLAVRRGKDLVGISELQEAVERVIAGLEKKNRVLNKMEKERVAYHETGHALVAISLPGSDQVQKISIIPRGVAALGYTLQLPTEDRFLMTKSELENKIAVLLGGRIAEEMIFGEASTGAQNDLVKTTDIAKSMVKAYGMSEKLGTITLERERQPQFVQIPVASEKGDYSEETAREIDCEVRRIIDEQYERVKRLIEQRKAALTEGARVLLEREVISGSELRAIMDTH; translated from the coding sequence ATGAATAAGAAAATCTCGTTTTCCATCTGGTACGTCTTTCTCGCCATCTGGGCGGTGATTCTCGTTCACGACTTGATTCATGTCCTCCAGAAGATTGAAGAGCTGCCCTATAGCGAATTCAGGCAGCTTGTGGTGGCCGGCAAAGTCGCCGAGGTGGCGGTCGGCAGCCACACCTTGACGGGGACGCTCAAGCCGGAGGGCGAGGCTAAAGAGCCGAAGCTGTTTTCGACCATTCGGGTGGAAGATCAGGATCTCGTCCGGGAGTTGAATCAGCACGGCGTGAAGTTCGTCGGGGTGATCGAGACGACCTTCTGGCGCGATGTGATGTCGTGGGTTCTGCCGGTCGCCATCTTCGGGGCCATCTGGTATTTCTTCATTCGCCGGCTGGGGCAGGCCCAGGGTGGCTTTATGCAGGTCGGCCAGTCCAAGGCGAAGATTTACGCCGAGACCGATATCAAGATCACCTTTGCCGATGTTGCGGGTGTCGATGAGGCCAAGGAAGAACTCCGCGAGGTGATCGAGTTCCTGAAGACGCCGGAGAAGTTCACTCGTCTGGGTGGAAAGATCCCCAAAGGCATCTTGCTGGTCGGCCCGCCGGGAACCGGCAAGACGCTGCTGGCCCGCGCCGTCGCCGGAGAGGCCGGGGTGACGTTCTTCAGTATCAGCGGGTCGGAGTTTGTCGAAATGTTTGTGGGGGTCGGCGCGGCGCGGGTGCGCGATCTCTTCGAACAGGCAAAGCTGAAGGCGCCCTGCATCATCTTCATCGATGAACTGGATGCGCTCGGGAAAGCGCGCGGCATGGGACCGATGGCCCATGAAGAACGCGAGCAGACGCTCAATCAATTGCTGGTTGAGATGGACGGGTTCGATCCGCGCATCGGTGTCATCTTGATGGCGGCGACCAACCGTCCGGAAATTCTCGATCCGGCGCTCCTGCGTGCAGGCCGGTTCGATCGCCACGTCGTCGTGGACCGTCCGGACAAGATCGGGCGCCTGGCAATCCTTCGAGTTCATGCCAAGCATGTGCCGCTGGGTCCTGACGCGGATCTCGAGAACATCGCGGCAATGACGCCAGGATTTTCCGGCGCCGATCTGGCCAATATCATCAACGAGGCGGCGTTGCTGGCGGTGCGGCGCGGCAAAGACCTGGTGGGGATCTCGGAATTGCAGGAAGCGGTGGAACGGGTGATTGCTGGGTTGGAAAAGAAGAATCGGGTTCTCAATAAGATGGAGAAAGAACGGGTGGCCTATCATGAGACCGGCCACGCGCTGGTGGCGATCTCGTTGCCGGGCTCGGACCAGGTGCAGAAAATCTCGATCATTCCTCGCGGCGTGGCGGCGCTGGGCTACACACTGCAATTGCCCACCGAGGACCGGTTTCTGATGACGAAGTCCGAACTGGAGAACAAGATTGCGGTACTCCTAGGGGGACGCATTGCCGAGGAAATGATCTTCGGCGAGGCCTCCACCGGCGCGCAGAACGATCTGGTTAAAACGACGGACATTGCCAAGAGCATGGTGAAGGCCTACGGAATGAGCGAGAAGCTGGGCACCATTACGCTGGAACGGGAACGGCAGCCACAGTTCGTCCAGATTCCGGTGGCGTCGGAAAAAGGGGATTATTCCGAAGAGACGGCCCGGGAAATCGATTGTGAAGTGCGGCGGATCATCGACGAACAGTATGAGCGGGTGAAGCGGCTCATTGAGCAACGCAAAGCCGCCTTGACCGAAGGCGCGCGGGTCCTGCTGGAACGGGAAGTCATCAGCGGGAGTGAGCTGAGAGCGATTATGGATACGCACTGA
- a CDS encoding MlaE family lipid ABC transporter permease subunit, translated as MTLERQASIERVDHVMYCRGRWVLPNVADLECQAGALGWPERGGVIYDASEITAMDTGGAVLLCQSLRAAGRGGRTVSLQGLPAQFAALLHMVETQSLNVSGVVPAQGGWIERVGRAAWHELESGRRGLAFLGESTVAFLRVLRQPGSLRWRSLLRMLQIDGVNALPITGLLTFLIGVVIAYQGAEQLRKFGTNIFIVDLVGISLLREISPLIVAILIAGRSGSAYAAEIGTMKVTEELDAVRTLGISPMALLVLPRALALVVALPLLTVYADVLGVFGGMLIASSQLNVGFTEFVSRFEDAVAVRHFFIGIAKAPFFAIIIALVGCYQGFQIRGGVDDVGRHTTISVVQSIFLVIVFDAICSILLNWWDL; from the coding sequence ATGACGCTGGAACGGCAGGCTTCGATTGAGCGCGTGGACCATGTGATGTATTGCCGCGGCCGGTGGGTTCTGCCGAATGTCGCCGACCTCGAATGCCAAGCCGGCGCGCTCGGCTGGCCCGAGAGGGGCGGTGTGATCTATGACGCGAGCGAGATTACCGCGATGGACACAGGTGGGGCGGTGCTCTTGTGCCAGAGTCTCCGTGCGGCCGGTCGGGGTGGACGAACGGTGTCGCTCCAAGGCCTGCCAGCGCAATTCGCCGCGTTGCTCCACATGGTCGAGACTCAGTCGCTGAACGTCTCCGGAGTGGTCCCTGCGCAAGGGGGATGGATCGAGCGAGTGGGACGGGCCGCGTGGCATGAGCTGGAGTCCGGCAGGCGCGGTCTCGCCTTTCTTGGCGAGAGCACCGTCGCCTTTCTGCGCGTGCTGCGCCAACCGGGGTCGCTGCGCTGGCGTTCTCTCTTACGGATGCTGCAAATCGACGGGGTGAATGCCTTGCCCATCACGGGCTTGCTGACGTTTCTCATCGGCGTGGTAATCGCCTATCAGGGCGCCGAGCAGCTACGAAAGTTCGGAACGAACATTTTCATCGTCGATCTGGTGGGCATCTCGTTGCTTCGTGAGATCTCACCCTTGATCGTGGCTATTCTCATTGCCGGCCGGTCGGGATCGGCCTATGCGGCCGAGATCGGCACCATGAAGGTGACGGAAGAGCTGGATGCCGTGCGGACGCTGGGCATCTCTCCGATGGCGCTGCTCGTCCTTCCGCGGGCGCTGGCGCTGGTCGTCGCCTTGCCGTTGCTGACGGTGTACGCGGATGTGCTGGGAGTCTTCGGGGGAATGTTGATCGCTTCGAGCCAGTTGAATGTCGGCTTTACGGAGTTTGTTTCGCGCTTTGAAGACGCGGTCGCAGTCCGCCACTTTTTCATCGGAATCGCCAAGGCGCCCTTCTTCGCCATCATCATTGCGCTGGTCGGATGCTACCAGGGATTCCAGATTCGCGGCGGGGTGGACGATGTCGGGCGGCATACGACCATCAGTGTGGTGCAGAGCATTTTCCTGGTCATTGTGTTCGACGCGATTTGCAGTATTTTGCTGAACTGGTGGGATCTCTAG